agcctcgcctcgacggagctcggctctaagggagggggtactgtcacggtgcgaaccgtgatgcttagttagaggaagatcacggcacgtgatctccgacctgtttatctgaacttcagttctagatcctgttgtagctcttcgagctacgtcttgtatattagcctgcccctgcctgtgcctgtacctgtcaatgagaatctgatctgttacgacctgtccctgccagtcatctcctatcataccgtcctgccagcccgcaccctgacacacagtcttatccagcctaagtccttttgagggtatcagggaacgatgccaggtagagcgccgagcagatctataccgcagtattggtctgttcgttggtgttgtcaagtgataatatagttaacgAGTCAACAtggttccaaaggtaaacacaagtaacaatgtatgaaaattgaagacgaagaactaaactaagtacatgagggagttgtcagggtgcgggctggcaggacggtatgataggagatgactaGTAGAAACAGGTCATaaaagatcagattccaattgacaggtgcaggcaggggcaggctattatacaagacgtagctcccagagctacaacaggatctagaactgaagttgagataaacaggtcggagatcacgtgccgtgatcttcctcttactaagcatcacggttcgcaccgtgacagtatATATCACGAGGTTAGTAGTGTTTACACTGTTTATAGTGCTGCAGCACTCCCGCTATAGCACTGTAGAACCGAACCAAAGGCCTAGTGCTGCCGTAGCACTGGTGCTATAGCACCGGTGCTATGGGACTTGTCAAGGCCTATGTACGGCAGTCTCATGTAAATTGTTTAATCTGGCCGTGTAGGATCGTATTATGATATACAGGCAAAATTTACACAGGCGGTCTGAAAGGCGGAAACTGATTTCGAAAAATACTCTACCTGACATGTAAACAGGGAGAGGATACTATGCCATGCCATAGATCATTGTAGAGGTCATCGACTCAGTACGGTTGCCTTAATAAACGATCTGCGCTAAGGTCTTGGCAGCGGGGCCAGAAAGAGTGTCTAAGAATTATCTTGTTGCACCGGTTTCGCAACGTACTGTACTAATCTAGCAGCTATCAAGCTCAACTCCATAAATGAAAGATTGGCATAAGGATGGATAGATGTTACCAACGACTTTAGACATGATTGGAATTAAATTTATAATGTGCACTGTTATTGGACACCTTGCGAGTCCGTTCACTAGAACCTCACTTGTCTATTCCAACATCGCAACTCCTGCACTGCTTTATTCGTTTCTCTCGCGAAACCCGAAAGCAGCTTCTCATCAAGTCCATCATATGGTGTCAGTTTTCGTTTGCCATTTGGTGAAATTATCCCCAAGATGGGTCGTAAATCGATGATCTCGGCcatctcaaaatcaaaaaagaccacctttttgctttctggaTTGTACAACCAATTCCGCGGGGCTGGATCCTTATGAAGAACATTCAGACGGTGTATCCCTGAGAGTGACTCTTTCATCTTAGCAATTAAGCAATTCTGAGTCATTTCCTTGAGTGCTAGGTCAAGAGGCTGTCCACCCGGACTCAATAGCATCATATGTTTAAGAATTGCGATGCCGTCGTAGCTGTACGGATGAACCAAGTCGATGCTTCCAAGATAGAAAGGGATGTATATGCCTTGGATTGGACGTAGCTTATCGTATATAGCAGCTTCGTGCCGAAGGTGTTCCGAGAACTCTGGGACGGTGCATTTTGCAGGCACAGTGTATCCGTGCGAGGATAACGTTACTTTCAAAAGAGCACCACAAGAACCATGTATACCCAGTACTTCACAATCGGCATTGACAGTCTTAGACAATTGATGCCGCAACAGCTTGATGAAAGATTTTGCGTTTATGACATGACGCGTTGTGCCATGATCAAGGAAATTGGGGCAAGCCTGATCTAGCTCACCCCCATAGAGCAATCCGCGTAGACAGTTTAACGTGCAGTAGCGCCGGTTGTTTTCTGCTGATGATCCTTGCGTAGCTGGCGTATGCGTTGGATGGGTCGGCGGTGGATGCCTCCGTTCGATGTTGCGATAAATGCGCGGATCGCGACTCGGCGTGTGGGGGTCAGGTTGGTCGTCGTCTGAATTACCTTGTGCGTCTATTGAATGGCAACTACCCACGATCAGGTTGTGTCGCTTGCGACGTAGTTGTATCGGAGACATTCGAAGAAAACCATTTGTCCGTGGAGGGCGATATTCGGAGGACGGTACCTCAGCATCTGGGATACTGCCCAGAATATCTGCGACAACCACTTTCCACCTTGGCAACGAGTTGATTGCTTGCTGCCTCCAAGCCTGGTTCCGAGGCCGCAACTTGAGCGCCTGGAGGGTGAAAGCAAGAGACTGTCCCACCGCAGTTAAATGCAGACGATTTGGGCCACTCGAATGGGGGTCCCAGCCAGTGTAATCCCCAACATCTCCCTTTGGAACAGAGAGGTGGTACAAAAGCGTCCCAGGATCTTCCCCAATTCGTAGATAGATATCAGCTTCGCCAGTACTTAGGACTCCCATTTCCGTACCAGCGCGAATCATATAGTCATATGGCTGCACGAGAAGCCCAGCAATCGCGCGATGGAACCGAACTTTTAGGGTCTCGTTTTTTTCTTGCTCAACCACTTTATCAATGTCCATATCCTCTAGCCCTTCATAAATATGGCCTAGTTTCACCTTATGCGGAGACTTATACTCCTTAATATAGGCTGCAATGCGATGGACCGATTCGGATGATTGACTGGGAATGTTATAGACGCAGAATTGGTTAGCACCAGGCCTACTGCTTCGTTCCGGAGGCGGGGTTCTCGGGTCACGCGTTGCTGTATTGCTTGATGCGCTTTGTTCTTGGGCAGCTAAACGCGGTGAACGTCGCCGGCCACGAATATCGATATTCTGCATTCCCTCCTCAAGTTCCCGCTCAGGGCTTAGTGTATTGGAGTGATTTTCAAAACGGATCGACCCTCTTAACCCAAATACTTGTCGTAGTGTTGGATCATTGTAGAGCTCTTCGATGATTTTCGAAATATAGTCCTCAACGGTCTGGCGAAGAAAGTGGTGAAGGTCAAGTTCGGAGCCGACGAGCTGCCGTCGAATGCTTTCTCCCGTTTCTTCCAGGGTATGAAGGGAAGTGAACAGTCTGTCTTCCACAAGTGATGAATCCATCAGCAATCGCCAAATATCCACTTGTTCTTTCGCGAAAGATCCCCAAGCTTTAAGTTTTCTGGGGCGCAGTTTGTTGGTCGCATTTACGGGATCTCCACACGTGGATTTTGTCTTATCCTGCTGAACTCCAAGACCGAGGAAGAGGTGGGTATGGAGACCATCGAGAAATGTGGGCAGGCTGGTTTTTAATGTCCTCTCCCGATCCTCTGCAcgaagacgttgctcctCTACCCAAAGACGTTGCTCCTCTGCAcgaagacgttgctcctctgcacgaagacgttgctcctctgcacgaagacgttgctcctCTGCAAGAAGGCGCCGCAGCTCGTCAAGTTCTGTGGACATTCTGAATCCAAAGTGTTGTGAATGGCATTTTCGAAGGTGCCGGGGTCCTTGTTTACCTTTACTCAAGGCTCACGTGATAATTTCACGTGTGCTGTGAGATTCTGTAgggatcgcatggtttctattggatagtgctaaacacTATGTCCCAACCTAGTGCCTATACcgcagagccttctttaCTTCCTCCGAGCTCCCAATAAGTCATTATACAAAGCATTCCAAAGCTAATTTTTCTAacctcggtcagaaaatTGACAGTGGTATTAAGTCATTGTACATACAATCAAATTACTTAAAAATACAGAGAAAAAATGCGCAAATAGTATATGTCACGAGGTCAAGAAATTCTACTTACTAAAAAGGCCCACGGGCGCCCACGACGCCCAAGGCCCGTGGGCCCTAAGGGTAGGGCCCGTCCATGGGCGTATATCCATAGGGCCCATTTCCCGCTTACACAAGGCCCGTGGGCAGTGCCCACCCGCCCGTccatgggcgatgtcgcagtctaggTGTGTTCGTGTTAGAAAACTAGGTTGCAATACATAGTGTAGGCCATGTAAAACCTCGGTGTCTCGGCTATCCTATGACAAAAGTACGAAATTAGTCATTTAGATCCCACATAGATTGCATAAATAGGGAATTTTGTTATTTTTAGTTAGCCAGAGAATTCTATACCTATCATTTTGAACCAATTCATTTCATATTGTCCGATTTCTGTCACTTAAGTATAGCTAGTGcctgtagatagtttctctccTTCACCAGGCATACATAGATTTCCAGTTCTATCTACAACTTCATTTGTTGACAGCCTACCATCTCTCTCAAAGCCTCATTTTATTGTCACTCCAGTGTTTAATAAGCAAAGTTAGTTGACAAGCTGCAGACGATTGAATTTCCTTTCAGGTATGGTTCTAATCTAACAACCACACATTCTCTCTCCGCAGACGCGTATTTGCGCTGATGCATGAAGATGTCCAGCTGCTCGCTTATACCAAATTACAGGTCTTAAAAATCAATGCCTGTTATAGATGAGATAGCGTATTTTAGAACCCGGGTCAATTGTTTTTAACCCAGATCTGTTAGTGGACTCTACTTCTTCTGGCCTTCCACTTGCTCCGTATAAACTCTGTTTGACTCTAACTTGCTTCAAATCTAGTGCTGATTGCAGGAGTATCAAATGTCTATATCATACCTAGTAACTTCATATCATGTAGGCTGCAAGGCCTCCGGAAAACTATACAGCAAGCTCTTGCAACTAGTGTTTGGAGCAGTCGATACAGACTTGTTGAGAGTTAATGtgctctcttcttttccctcGGATTCTACAAAACTCACGGTCCTCGGCACTCAAAGTGACTGGTCTGAAAGAGCGTGTGTTTGCTATTGGTGCTGTTTCAAAGCTGTGTTTAAAGATAGTAGCTTAAATAATACACGACGAATCAACAGGTAGTTAGATCGCGATACAATACATAGATAGACAGATTTCTAAGCTCCAGCCGCTCGTCTTTTCCCAATCGCCAGGCAGCACATTCAGATTTTGTCTAGTTGTAAGCATATCTATAAAAGCAGGTTGATGAGAATTTGGAGAGCAAAACAAGACAAACTTTACTCTGAAACATGTAAGTATACAAGTATACATACTTCCATGCTGAGGGTGAATGACTAAATTTATCTCAACATTGTTACCTATGAGAACCAAGTCCCAGGTGCCATACTTCGTCGCCCGTATTGGGCACTATATCCAATGTAGGTTGTGGCAGATGATaccagaagaaaaagaaaaggaaagagacCCCAATAGAACAACGTTTGATGCTGTCCTCATGATGTATGCTGCAGGTGGAGCGTCTGGGTATGGGAGGAATGACACTAATCACTGGGAACACGGGAATCTGAGGGCCCACTCGGAGAAGGTACATGCAATCTACCAATAGAGGTGGGCATAGGCCTCACCATACGCAAGTGCTGATGAAATGCACATACCCCTTTGACTTAGGACGGGTGGGGAAAGGTGTCGTTAGTTGCATTCTGCTGACATCCCGGCTGACGGTTAACATTGGACGATTGTGCCGGCTGCAAATGAGGATAAGTCGATCGGTTGACCAATCCCCATACGCCCGAGGAAATGCAGGCAGTGGGCTTTTTGCTGTCCAACAACCGAAGAGAGCGGTGCCCTCAACGATTTGTCGCCGGTCATAGGCAGGCGCGTGTAGGGTACGGGAGCCTCCGTTTACTTCCAGATCACGGGATCAGAAGAGCCTGACGCTGTGGGGGCCAGTATGCGGGTCATCGAATTCAATTTTGACGTTCATGCACGGGCTTTCCAGATTGATAGCACTTAAAATCGGCATGGGGTAGCTCTAATCAGATCAACAAAGCTCTAATATTTTACCCGGTAACTTCGCTTGTTGGGTAGAAACGACAactgtgcttttttttcacacCATCGGCCTGACCCTTGGGAGGAGAAAGGTTGGTACACTAAGAATGGGCGAGAAGATTTCGGCGGTAAGACGGA
Above is a window of Penicillium digitatum chromosome 2, complete sequence DNA encoding:
- a CDS encoding metalloprotease; this encodes MSTELDELRRLLAEEQRLRAEEQRLRAEEQRLRAEEQRLWVEEQRLRAEDRERTLKTSLPTFLDGLHTHLFLGLGVQQDKTKSTCGDPVNATNKLRPRKLKAWGSFAKEQVDIWRLLMDSSLVEDRLFTSLHTLEETGESIRRQLVGSELDLHHFLRQTVEDYISKIIEELYNDPTLRQVFGLRGSIRFENHSNTLSPERELEEGMQNIDIRGRRRSPRLAAQEQSASSNTATRDPRTPPPERSSRPGANQFCVYNIPSQSSESVHRIAAYIKEYKSPHKVKLGHIYEGLEDMDIDKVVEQEKNETLKVRFHRAIAGLLVQPYDYMIRAGTEMGVLSTGEADIYLRIGEDPGTLLYHLSVPKGDVGDYTGWDPHSSGPNRLHLTAVGQSLAFTLQALKLRPRNQAWRQQAINSLPRWKVVVADILGSIPDAEVPSSEYRPPRTNGFLRMSPIQLRRKRHNLIVGSCHSIDAQGNSDDDQPDPHTPSRDPRIYRNIERRHPPPTHPTHTPATQGSSAENNRRYCTLNCLRGLLYGGELDQACPNFLDHGTTRHVINAKSFIKLLRHQLSKTVNADCEVLGIHGSCGALLKVTLSSHGYTVPAKCTVPEFSEHLRHEAAIYDKLRPIQGIYIPFYLGSIDLVHPYSYDGIAILKHMMLLSPGGQPLDLALKEMTQNCLIAKMKESLSGIHRLNVLHKDPAPRNWLYNPESKKVVFFDFEMAEIIDLRPILGIISPNGKRKLTPYDGLDEKLLSGFARETNKAVQELRCWNRQVRF